Proteins co-encoded in one Quercus robur chromosome 8, dhQueRobu3.1, whole genome shotgun sequence genomic window:
- the LOC126696938 gene encoding kiwellin-1-like, whose translation MKNQICFSVVFVLLLFLLLVTKWSCVEAQTCNSGTLTGKDPPAGQCNTENDSKCCEEGMSYDTYTCSPPVSSSTPATLTFNSFQEGGDGGAESECDTQFHSDDTPVVALSTGWFNNKQRCSNSITIYGNGKSVQAMVVDECDSTMGCDAEHAYQPPCANNTVDASKAVWEALGVPEESDDWGKLEITWSDA comes from the coding sequence ATGAAGAACCAAATTTGTTTTAGCGTAGTCTTTGTGCTCttgctctttcttcttctcGTTACAAAGTGGTCATGCGTTGAAGCTCAGACTTGCAACAGTGGCACTTTAACAGGGAAAGACCCTCCTGCAGGACAATGTAACACAGAGAACGACTCTAAGTGCTGCGAGGAAGGCATGTCTTACGATACTTACACATGTTCACCACCGGTGTCAAGCAGTACACCGGCTACACTAACCTTCAACAGCTTTCAGGAAGGTGGCGATGGTGGTGCTGAATCGGAGTGTGACACTCAGTTCCACTCAGATGACACACCTGTGGTGGCACTGTCGACAGGTTGGTTCAACAATAAGCAGAGATGCTCAAACAGTATTACCATATATGGAAATGGAAAGAGTGTTCAAGCCATGGTCGTTGATGAGTGTGACTCCACTATGGGGTGTGATGCTGAGCATGCTTACCAGCCTCCATGTGCTAACAATACTGTTGATGCTTCTAAAGCTGTTTGGGAGGCTTTGGGAGTGCCAGAAGAAAGTGATGATTGGGGAAAATTAGAAATAACCTGGTCTGATGCTTAG
- the LOC126696940 gene encoding FT-interacting protein 3-like, with product MSNLKLGIEVVSAHDLIAKDGQGLSDTYVELHFDGQKFRTTTKEKDLNPVWNESFYFNVSDPNNLSNLTLDAYVYSYNKANNSRSFLGRVRLTGTSFVPYSDAVVLHYPLEKKSFLSRVKGELGLKVFVTDDPSIRSSNPLPAMEASLNSGSRPIQGQGPNEQVPSFVPKPFSNEKGESRRTFHHLPNPNPARPQQLNIPPMSTQPSFDYGVQAMKSEPQVSKVVHMYSGPSQSDDYSLKETSPHLGGGRVVGGRVIRSNRPSSTYDLVEPIRYLFVRVVKARDLPSKDVTGSLDPFVEVKLGNFKGITKHFEKKQNPEWNEVFAFAKDNIQWSSLDVVVKDKDMLKDDFVGRLKFDLNEVPTRVPPDSPLAPEWYRLEDKSGEKKKAGELMLAVWYGTQADEAFPDAWHSDTFTSSDGSSAFSSHLRSKVYHSPRLWYVRVNVIEAQDLVVSEKSRFPDAYVRVQIGGQSLKTKVVQARGSNAIWNEEFMLVAAEPFEDHLILSIEDRVGSNKDETIGRVVIPLNRVERRADNRMIRSQWVNIEKSMSAAMDGDHGKKEKDKFFSRLHVSICLDGGYHVLDEPTHYSSDLRPSAKPLWKQSIGVLELGILNAGGLHPMKTRDGKGTSDTYCVAKYGNKWVRTRTIVNSLSPKYNEQYTWEVHDPATVLSVGVFDNSLIGGSNGNKDMKIGKVRIRISTLETGRVYTHSYPLLVLHPSGVKKMGEIHLAIRFSCTSLVSMMFIYTRPVLPKMHYVRPLSVMQQEWLRHQAVNIVAARLGRAEPPVRKEIVEYMSDANSHLWSMRRSKANFFRLMTVFSGLLSVGRWFGDVCMWKNPITTVLVHVLFVMLVCFPELILPTVFLYMFVIGAWNFRYRPRYPPHMDTRISYADAVHPDELDEEFDAFPTSRSTDIVRARYDRLRIVAGKIQTVVGDVASQLERVQALLSWRDPRATFIYMIFCFAAAIVLYVTPFQVLTLLSGFYFMRHPKFRHKMPSLPINFFRRLPARTDSML from the coding sequence ATGAGTAATCTCAAACTAGGGATTGAGGTTGTGAGTGCCCATGACCTTATAGCCAAAGATGGGCAAGGCTTATCTGATACTTATGTGGAGCTCCACTTTGATGGACAAAAATTTCGTACCACTACTAAAGAAAAAGACCTGAATCCTGTTTGGAATGAAAGCTTTTACTTCAATGTCTCTGATCCAAATAACCTCTCTAACCTCACCCTTGATGCTTATGTTTATAGCTATAATAAGGCCAACAACAGCAGATCTTTCCTTGGAAGGGTTCGTCTTACAGGGACATCATTTGTGCCATATTCTGATGCTGTTGTTTTGCACTACCCTCtggaaaaaaaaagctttttgtCGCGTGTAAAAGGAGAGCTTGGTCTGAAAGTCTTTGTAACTGATGACCCTTCTATACGATCTTCAAATCCACTTCCTGCAATGGAAGCCTCTCTGAATTCAGGATCACGTCCAATCCAAGGTCAAGGCCCTAACGAACAAGTTCCTAGTTTTGTTCCAAAACCATTCTCCAATGAAAAAGGCGAGTCAAGACGTACATTCCATCACCTTCCTAATCCAAATCCTGCACGGCCACAGCAGCTTAACATTCCCCCCATGTCAACCCAGCCAAGTTTCGACTATGGGGTGCAAGCCATGAAATCTGAACCGCAGGTTTCAAAAGTTGTTCACATGTACTCGGGTCCATCACAATCTGACGATTATTCACTTAAAGAGACAAGTCCTCACCTTGGAGGGGGTCGGGTTGTTGGGGGGCGAGTAATACGATCAAATAGGCCATCCAGCACATATGATCTTGTTGAACCAATACGTTACCTTTTTGTACGTGTTGTGAAAGCTCGTGATCTTCCTTCTAAGGATGTGACAGGAAGCCTCGACCCTTTTGTTGAAGTAAAACTTGGGAACTTCAAAGGAATTACAAAGCACtttgagaaaaaacaaaatcctGAGTGGAATGAGGTGTTTGCCTTTGCTAAGGACAATATACAGTGGTCTAGCCTGGATGTTGTAGTGAAGGACAAGGATATGCTAAAAGATGATTTTGTTGGGCGTTTGAAGTTTGATCTCAATGAAGTTCCTACACGGGTTCCACCTGATAGTCCTTTGGCTCCAGAGTGGTATAGACTTGAAGACAAGAGTGGGGAGAAGAAGAAAGCGGGGGAGCTGATGCTTGCTGTCTGGTATGGCACACAAGCTGATGAGGCTTTTCCTGATGCTTGGCACTCAGATACATTTACTTCCTCTGATGGCTCTTCAGCCTTCTCCTCACATCTCCGCTCTAAAGTTTACCATTCACCAAGATTGTGGTATGTTCGTGTCAATGTAATTGAGGCACAAGACTTGGTTGTATCTGAAAAGTCTCGTTTTCCGGATGCATATGTTAGGGTACAAATTGGCGGTCAGTCATTGAAGACAAAAGTGGTTCAAGCTAGGGGTTCGAATGCAATCTGGAATGAGGAATTCATGCTTGTTGCTGCTGAACCATTTGAAGATCATCTGATTCTTTCAATTGAAGATCGTGTAGGTTCCAACAAAGATGAGACCATTGGGAGGGTTGTTATACCTTTGAACAGAGTCGAGAGGCGTGCTGATAACCGAATGATCAGAAGCCAATGGGTCAACATTGAGAAGTCCATGTCAGCCGCAATGGATGGAGATCatggaaagaaagagaaagacaagTTCTTTAGTAGACTCCATGTCAGTATCTGTCTTGATGGAGGGTATCATGTGCTGGATGAGCCGACTCACTACAGTAGTGACCTCCGACCTTCAGCAAAGCCCCTTTGGAAGCAATCAATAGGTGTTTTGGAACTTGGCATTCTGAATGCTGGTGGGCTCCATCCTATGAAAACAAGGGATGGTAAGGGCACATCAGACACTTATTGTGTAGCAAAGTATGGGAACAAGTGGGTCAGGACTCGAACGATAGTCAACAGCTTGAGCCCAAAGTACAATGAGCAGTACACTTGGGAAGTCCATGATCCGGCCACGGTTCTCAGTGTGGGAGTTTTTGATAACAGCCTGATTGGTGGTTCAAATGGTAACAaagatatgaaaattggcaaAGTTCGAATTCGAATTTCTACTCTTGAGACTGGCCGAGTCTACACTCACTCGTATCCATTGCTAGTCCTTCACCCCTCTGGTGTCAAAAAAATGGGTGAAATACATCTAGCAATACGGTTCTCATGCACATCACTGGTGAGCATGATGTTTATATACACTCGACCTGTTCTCCCAAAGATGCATTACGTAAGGCCATTGAGTGTGATGCAGCAGGAATGGCTGCGTCACCAGGCTGTAAACATAGTGGCAGCTAGGCTTGGTCGAGCAGAACCCCCTGTTAGGAAGGAGATAGTTGAGTACATGTCTGATGCAAACTCTCATCTTTGGAGCATGAGGCGTAGTAAGGCGAACTTTTTTCGGTTGATGACAGTTTTCTCAGGATTATTATCAGTTGGAAGGTGGTTTGGTGATGTTTGCATGTGGAAGAACCCTATCACGACGGTGTTAGTACATGTTCTCTTTGTGATGCTGGTGTGTTTCCCAGAGCTGATTCTGCCAACTGTTTTTCTATACATGTTCGTGATAGGAGCTTGGAATTTCCGGTACCGCCCAAGATACCCTCCTCACATGGACACAAGAATCTCTTATGCAGATGCAGTGCACCCTGATGAGCTTGATGAAGAATTTGATGCATTTCCAACCAGTCGGAGTACTGACATTGTTCGGGCAAGGTATGATCGGCTAAGGATAGTGGCCGGGAAAATTCAGACTGTTGTGGGTGATGTGGCTTCCCAACTGGAGCGTGTCCAGGCCCTCCTAAGCTGGCGAGATCCTCGTGccacatttatatatatgatcttCTGTTTTGCAGCTGCCATTGTGTTGTATGTAACACCTTTCCAGGTGCTGACTCTTCTGTCTGGGTTTTACTTCATGAGGCACCCCAAGTTTCGTCATAAGATGCCATCATTACCCATTAATTTCTTCCGTCGGCTACCGGCTAGGACTGATAGCATGTTGTAG